One Brassica napus cultivar Da-Ae chromosome C2, Da-Ae, whole genome shotgun sequence DNA window includes the following coding sequences:
- the LOC106393405 gene encoding protein KINESIN LIGHT CHAIN-RELATED 1-like, producing MGVMYYTLGRYEDTRNAFESAVTKLHSAGEKSALFGVVLNQMGLEYVQLFKIDEAGELFEEAREILEQECGPCDQDTLGVYSNLAATYYAMERIEDAIEILEQLRKLGEEKLGTANPDFEDEEKRLAEL from the exons ATGGGAGTAATGTATTACACGTTGGGGAGGTATGAGGACACAAGGAACGCGTTTGAGAGCGCTGTGACAAAGCTGCATTCAGCTGGTGAGAAATCTGCCTTGTTCGGAGTTGTATTAAACCAGATGGGACTGGAATACGTTCAGCTTTTCAAGATCGATGAAGCTGGTGAACTTTTTGAAGAAGCAAGAGAGATTCTCGAACAAGAATGTGGTCCTTGCGATCAGGACACTCTTGGTGTTTACAGCAACCTTGCTGCTACTTACTACGCCATGGAAAG GATAGAAGATGCGATTGAGATACTAGAGCAGCTTCGGAAGCTGGGAGAGGAGAAGCTTGGGACTGCAAATCCGGATTTTGAGGATGAGGAGAAGCGTTTGGCCGAGCTTTAG